From Streptomyces cyaneogriseus subsp. noncyanogenus, the proteins below share one genomic window:
- a CDS encoding arabinan endo-1,5-alpha-L-arabinosidase, translating to MKRTKTAAVLATAVLALLPATARADTAHPDPQPVSGQQIIHDPTVIRLKSGQYVAYSTGGVIGARLSADTRHWDDAGNAFAKPPAWWYEYNDTGDPWAPDISYRDGRYWLYYAVSSWGTNHSAIGVATSRSGLPGTWTDHGKVFGSETTDPYNAIDPALIEADGRLWMAFGSYWTGIRMVELDPRTGKAADGAPVHHLATRPDEPYAVEGPAVVKHGRYYYLFASYDACCSGVNSTYKIKVGRSTSVTGPYTDSTGTPMLEGGGDLLLAGHGRYIGTGGQSVFRDKGQDRLAYHYYDAEDGGTPKLGLNSLTWGRDGWPAVR from the coding sequence ATGAAGCGCACCAAGACCGCCGCCGTCCTCGCCACGGCCGTCCTCGCCCTGCTGCCGGCCACGGCCCGGGCGGACACCGCCCACCCCGACCCCCAGCCGGTCAGCGGGCAGCAGATCATCCACGACCCGACGGTCATCCGCCTGAAGTCCGGCCAGTACGTCGCCTACTCGACGGGCGGCGTGATCGGCGCCCGCCTCTCCGCGGACACCCGGCACTGGGACGACGCGGGCAACGCCTTCGCGAAGCCGCCCGCCTGGTGGTACGAGTACAACGACACCGGCGACCCCTGGGCCCCCGACATCTCCTACCGGGACGGCCGGTACTGGCTGTACTACGCCGTCTCCTCCTGGGGCACCAACCACTCCGCGATCGGCGTGGCCACCTCCCGCTCGGGCCTGCCCGGCACCTGGACCGACCACGGCAAGGTCTTCGGCTCCGAGACGACCGACCCCTACAACGCCATCGACCCCGCCCTGATCGAGGCGGACGGCAGGCTGTGGATGGCCTTCGGCTCGTACTGGACGGGCATCCGCATGGTCGAGCTGGACCCGCGCACGGGCAAGGCGGCCGACGGCGCCCCCGTCCACCACCTGGCCACCCGCCCGGACGAGCCGTACGCCGTCGAGGGCCCGGCCGTCGTCAAGCACGGCCGCTACTACTACCTGTTCGCGTCCTACGACGCCTGCTGCTCCGGCGTGAACTCCACGTACAAGATCAAGGTCGGCAGGTCGACGTCGGTGACCGGCCCCTACACCGACTCCACCGGCACGCCGATGCTCGAAGGCGGCGGCGACCTGCTCCTCGCCGGCCACGGCCGGTACATCGGCACCGGCGGCCAGTCGGTCTTCCGCGACAAGGGCCAAGACCGGCTCGCCTACCACTACTACGACGCCGAGGACGGCGGCACGCCCAAGCTCGGCCTCAACTCGCTGACCTGGGGCCGTGACGGCTGGCCCGCCGTCCGCTGA
- a CDS encoding carbohydrate ABC transporter permease — MTTAAQTQAKPRRAWSPSQIVLTLLGTAVSVVFLSPLAWALFTSLKPETEAVEVPPHWLPEDWTGQAWSAMFETGNIVNWFVNSVVVSVCVTAVVLLVSALAGYGFARTEFRGKAVLMGVVMTGLMVSPAVLGVPLFTTVQQMGMVDTYWGMILPQCAPAAMVYILYKFFQGVPRELEEAAFIDGAGRWRVFFTIILPLSRPSLAAVGIFTFIASWNNFLWPYMVTNNPDLMTMPNGIATVMNSYGIQWAQLMAGGLMAGLPLIVVFVFFQRQIVAGVAHTGLAGQ; from the coding sequence ATGACCACCGCCGCCCAGACCCAGGCCAAGCCCCGCAGGGCCTGGTCGCCCAGCCAGATCGTGCTCACCCTCCTCGGCACGGCCGTCTCCGTGGTGTTCCTGTCGCCGCTGGCCTGGGCGCTGTTCACCTCCCTGAAGCCGGAGACCGAGGCCGTCGAGGTGCCGCCGCACTGGCTGCCCGAGGACTGGACCGGGCAGGCGTGGTCGGCCATGTTCGAGACCGGCAACATCGTCAACTGGTTCGTGAACTCCGTCGTCGTCTCCGTCTGCGTGACGGCCGTCGTGCTGCTGGTGAGCGCGCTGGCCGGCTACGGCTTCGCCCGTACCGAGTTCCGCGGCAAGGCCGTCCTGATGGGCGTGGTGATGACCGGCCTGATGGTCTCCCCGGCCGTGCTGGGCGTCCCCCTGTTCACCACCGTCCAGCAGATGGGCATGGTCGACACCTACTGGGGGATGATCCTGCCGCAGTGCGCGCCCGCCGCGATGGTCTACATCCTCTACAAGTTCTTCCAGGGCGTCCCGCGCGAACTGGAGGAGGCGGCGTTCATCGACGGCGCCGGACGCTGGCGGGTCTTCTTCACCATCATCCTGCCGCTGTCCCGCCCCTCCCTCGCCGCGGTCGGCATCTTCACCTTCATCGCCTCCTGGAACAACTTCCTGTGGCCGTACATGGTGACCAACAACCCCGACCTGATGACCATGCCGAACGGCATCGCCACCGTCATGAACTCCTACGGCATCCAGTGGGCCCAGCTCATGGCCGGCGGCCTCATGGCGGGCCTGCCGCTGATCGTCGTCTTCGTCTTCTTCCAGCGCCAGATCGTGGCGGGTGTCGCGCACACCGGCCTGGCCGGCCAGTGA
- a CDS encoding carbohydrate ABC transporter permease, with product MTTSAQTVLAPARAKTAVHSATARRRQGFQHGGWFVAPFLVLFALFVIWPLLRGVYLSFTDANISGEGASFVGLDNYREALNDPLMWDSLGHSAYFTLLVVPCITVMAFLLAMLAHHIERGKWLWRLCFFMPFLLPSTVAGNLWQWLFNPGTGMINHVFGLETPWLTDKSYAMLAVVITTLWWTVGFSFLLYLAALQGIPGHLYEAAKLDGANAWHRMVHITLPMLRNVTGLVIALQILASLQVFDQAVVMMDFGPGPEGSTRTFVQYTLEEGFTSYRVGYASAISIIFFVLIAAVALARMWLLRNREEDGR from the coding sequence ATGACGACCAGCGCCCAGACCGTCCTCGCCCCGGCACGCGCGAAGACCGCCGTGCACAGCGCCACCGCCCGCCGCCGGCAGGGGTTCCAGCACGGCGGCTGGTTCGTCGCCCCGTTCCTCGTGCTGTTCGCGCTCTTCGTGATCTGGCCGCTGCTGCGCGGCGTCTACCTCAGCTTCACCGACGCCAACATCTCCGGTGAGGGCGCGAGCTTCGTCGGCCTCGACAACTACCGCGAGGCGCTGAACGACCCGCTGATGTGGGACTCGCTCGGCCACAGCGCGTACTTCACGCTCCTGGTCGTGCCGTGCATCACCGTCATGGCCTTCCTGCTGGCGATGCTCGCCCACCACATCGAACGCGGCAAATGGCTGTGGCGGCTGTGCTTCTTCATGCCCTTCCTGCTGCCGTCCACCGTCGCGGGCAACCTGTGGCAGTGGCTGTTCAACCCCGGCACGGGCATGATCAACCACGTCTTCGGCCTCGAGACGCCGTGGCTGACCGACAAGTCGTACGCGATGCTCGCGGTCGTCATCACCACCCTGTGGTGGACGGTCGGCTTCAGCTTCCTGCTCTACCTCGCCGCCCTCCAGGGCATCCCGGGGCACCTGTACGAGGCCGCCAAGCTGGACGGCGCGAACGCCTGGCACCGCATGGTCCACATCACCCTGCCGATGCTGCGCAACGTCACCGGCCTCGTCATCGCCCTGCAGATCCTCGCCTCGCTCCAGGTCTTCGACCAGGCCGTGGTGATGATGGACTTCGGGCCGGGACCGGAGGGATCGACCCGCACCTTCGTGCAGTACACCCTCGAAGAGGGCTTCACCAGCTACCGCGTGGGCTACGCCTCCGCGATCTCCATCATCTTCTTCGTGCTCATCGCGGCCGTCGCCCTCGCGCGGATGTGGCTGCTGCGCAACCGTGAGGAGGACGGCCGATGA
- a CDS encoding extracellular solute-binding protein, with protein sequence MGRPGLNRRQLLAAAGGLAVAGSFGFAALGTGADALASDARTRVRYWNLFSGGDGANMIAMLDAFRKDNPDIAVKDSTLQWGSPFYTKLAMAAAGNRAPDLGVMHLGRVTGFSPGRLLDPWDVDLLAKYGVREADFNPELWKRAVIDGKLYALPLDIHVQLCFYRKDVLRKAGLLGSDGRMVPVTSAGEWFEVLKEARKATKKGLQTLGFWHNDQNFQWWFFVAFYTQLGGTWFDDARTGVTFDTDKATQVLEFLRRHITDGYANAGFGGGAGAEQFVNGSPFVWEGNWSVPVFETAKLDYGATPLPPVFGRQATHAESHAFVLPHQAGRGGAANDAAHRLAAYVVQHARQWSAGGHIPAHTPTLSTAAYRELSPQNEYVSAMDHQATEPKVWFAGSTGILAQRVGPIVVSSTMGSTRPEAAARRMKSTLAELLASKNPMDGRTAAQGGAAA encoded by the coding sequence ATGGGACGACCTGGCCTCAATCGCAGGCAACTTCTGGCCGCGGCGGGCGGCCTGGCGGTCGCGGGCAGTTTCGGCTTCGCGGCCCTGGGCACGGGCGCCGACGCGCTGGCCTCCGACGCACGCACCCGGGTGCGGTACTGGAACCTCTTCAGCGGCGGTGACGGCGCCAACATGATCGCGATGCTGGACGCCTTCCGTAAGGACAACCCGGACATCGCCGTGAAGGACTCCACCCTCCAGTGGGGCAGCCCCTTCTACACCAAGCTCGCCATGGCGGCGGCCGGCAACCGCGCGCCGGACCTCGGCGTGATGCACCTGGGCCGGGTCACCGGCTTCTCGCCCGGCCGCCTCCTGGACCCCTGGGACGTGGACCTGCTCGCCAAGTACGGCGTGCGGGAGGCGGACTTCAACCCCGAACTGTGGAAGCGCGCCGTCATCGACGGCAAGCTCTACGCCCTGCCGCTCGACATCCACGTCCAGCTCTGCTTCTACCGCAAGGACGTGCTGAGGAAGGCCGGCCTGCTCGGCTCCGACGGGCGGATGGTGCCCGTGACGTCGGCCGGCGAGTGGTTCGAGGTGCTGAAGGAGGCCAGGAAGGCCACCAAGAAGGGCCTTCAGACCCTCGGCTTCTGGCACAACGACCAGAACTTCCAGTGGTGGTTCTTCGTCGCCTTCTACACCCAGCTCGGCGGCACCTGGTTCGACGACGCCCGCACCGGGGTCACCTTCGACACCGACAAGGCCACCCAGGTCCTGGAGTTCCTGCGCCGGCACATCACCGACGGGTACGCCAACGCGGGCTTCGGCGGTGGCGCGGGCGCCGAACAGTTCGTCAACGGCTCCCCCTTCGTCTGGGAGGGCAACTGGTCGGTGCCGGTCTTCGAGACCGCGAAGCTCGACTACGGCGCCACCCCGCTGCCGCCCGTCTTCGGCAGGCAGGCCACCCACGCCGAGTCGCACGCCTTCGTCCTGCCGCACCAGGCCGGCCGCGGCGGCGCCGCCAACGACGCCGCCCACCGGCTGGCCGCCTACGTCGTCCAGCACGCCCGGCAGTGGTCGGCGGGCGGGCACATCCCCGCCCACACGCCGACCCTCTCCACGGCCGCCTACCGCGAGCTGAGCCCGCAGAACGAGTACGTCTCGGCGATGGACCACCAGGCCACCGAGCCGAAGGTGTGGTTCGCCGGCTCCACCGGCATCCTCGCCCAGCGCGTCGGCCCGATCGTCGTCTCCTCGACCATGGGCTCCACCCGGCCCGAGGCCGCGGCCCGCCGGATGAAGAGCACCCTCGCCGAGCTGCTCGCCTCCAAGAACCCCATGGACGGCCGCACCGCCGCGCAGGGAGGTGCGGCCGCATGA
- a CDS encoding DUF6545 domain-containing protein, producing MERALDPAGFLSEFYPTFWWIPATVLATALAIKLPTIIRLWKDPLLRAVGGLLLLACAVFVFVAPSTIALVNRVTGVPNISAPWVYSLLTAFCGLCLLLITAWRNGLSDRSAATRRARCWVVSVYSGVIVALWVLFALADAPVERLRDLDTYYACTPFMREMILLYLLAHTTAVLITSKLIRNWIRADGLDAWLRWGLKFLGLGYAMNLLFDAAKLTAVAARWTGHDLDWLNVDVAPPVACLSAVLIAVGFILPHAGQYLHERWRVRLAHHELRPLYLLMRSVNGGGIPLVLRASPELRLTRRETFIRDVLLPLARGIDEDVRRRSLEAALGLGFPPERAEALASAVAILDAVDARLGPHGTERSGDRDTTELLREIGAVSRALRHPDAIRAVRVRAAARQGGVPAAE from the coding sequence GTGGAGCGGGCGCTGGATCCGGCCGGGTTCCTCAGCGAGTTCTACCCCACCTTCTGGTGGATCCCGGCGACCGTCCTGGCCACCGCCCTCGCGATCAAACTGCCCACCATCATCCGGCTCTGGAAGGACCCGCTGCTGCGCGCGGTCGGCGGCCTGCTCCTGCTGGCCTGCGCGGTCTTCGTCTTCGTCGCGCCCTCGACCATCGCCCTGGTCAACCGGGTCACGGGCGTGCCGAACATCTCGGCACCGTGGGTGTACTCCCTGCTGACCGCGTTCTGCGGCCTGTGCCTGCTGCTGATCACCGCCTGGCGCAACGGCCTGTCCGACCGGTCGGCCGCCACCCGCCGCGCCCGGTGCTGGGTCGTCTCCGTCTACTCCGGGGTGATCGTCGCGCTGTGGGTGCTGTTCGCGCTGGCCGACGCCCCCGTCGAACGGCTGCGGGACCTGGACACGTACTACGCCTGCACACCGTTCATGCGCGAGATGATCCTGCTCTACCTGCTCGCGCACACCACGGCGGTGCTGATCACCTCCAAGCTGATCCGCAACTGGATCCGGGCCGACGGGCTCGACGCCTGGCTGCGCTGGGGCCTGAAGTTCCTCGGCCTGGGCTACGCGATGAACCTGCTCTTCGACGCCGCCAAACTGACCGCCGTCGCCGCCCGCTGGACCGGCCACGACCTGGACTGGCTCAACGTGGACGTGGCCCCGCCGGTGGCCTGCCTGTCCGCCGTGCTGATCGCGGTCGGCTTCATCCTGCCCCACGCCGGCCAGTACCTCCACGAACGCTGGCGGGTCCGGCTCGCCCACCACGAACTGCGGCCGCTGTACCTGCTGATGCGCTCGGTCAACGGCGGGGGGATCCCCCTCGTCCTGCGGGCCAGCCCCGAACTGCGCCTGACCCGCCGGGAGACGTTCATCCGGGACGTGCTGCTGCCGCTGGCCCGCGGCATCGACGAGGACGTGCGCCGCCGGTCCCTGGAGGCCGCCCTCGGCCTCGGCTTCCCGCCGGAGCGGGCCGAGGCGCTCGCCTCCGCGGTGGCCATCCTGGACGCCGTCGACGCCCGGCTCGGGCCGCACGGCACCGAGCGGTCGGGCGACCGCGACACCACCGAGCTGCTCAGGGAGATCGGCGCCGTCTCGCGGGCCCTGCGCCACCCCGACGCCATCCGGGCGGTGCGCGTGCGCGCCGCCGCCCGGCAGGGCGGCGTGCCGGCCGCCGAGTGA
- a CDS encoding MAB_1171c family putative transporter, translated as MSSVSNYVSCAVLWLCLVAKAPDLLRHRGDPYLRAICAVLALAGLCFFLGAPPTIGAVNRLSGVPNLAAPLTYAAITAYGAASQVLVVYWRGGPHVHRTARRWIIAYTLVVVGIAVTFALGEAPVERRTDLDTYYATTPFIGQMIVLYLAAHLTAVSVTAVSSLRWARRVRGRLRAGLAVMAIGALCNSGYSVGKLLAVGARWSGHDWAVLDTNMSPAAAGMGALITVVGVLIPLVGPWLTEWRRSWRTYVRLAPLERELDDLLSRRSLRLPRPRLASPTTWLMWRQTSIHNALGYLDACLDRTLYARTREAALRATGDAERAEATAWAAVIASAVWDTARREHLPPPPGGEGLLVERVPDPAALVRIADALATSELVAAARAHGGTTRTGAA; from the coding sequence ATGAGCAGCGTGAGCAACTACGTGAGCTGCGCGGTGCTGTGGCTGTGCCTGGTGGCCAAGGCGCCGGACCTGCTGCGCCACCGCGGCGATCCGTATCTGCGCGCCATCTGCGCGGTGCTCGCCCTGGCCGGCCTGTGCTTCTTCCTCGGCGCCCCGCCGACGATCGGCGCCGTCAACCGGCTCAGCGGCGTGCCCAACCTGGCCGCGCCCCTCACCTACGCCGCGATCACCGCGTACGGCGCCGCCTCCCAGGTGCTCGTCGTGTACTGGCGGGGCGGACCGCACGTGCACCGCACCGCCCGCCGCTGGATCATCGCCTACACGCTGGTCGTCGTCGGCATCGCGGTGACCTTCGCGCTGGGCGAGGCCCCCGTGGAACGCCGCACCGACCTGGACACCTACTACGCGACCACGCCGTTCATCGGCCAGATGATCGTCCTGTACCTGGCCGCGCACCTCACCGCCGTCAGCGTCACCGCCGTCTCGTCCCTGCGCTGGGCCCGCCGGGTGCGCGGCCGGCTGCGCGCGGGGCTGGCGGTGATGGCGATCGGCGCGCTGTGCAACTCCGGGTACAGCGTGGGCAAGCTCCTCGCCGTGGGCGCCCGCTGGTCGGGGCACGACTGGGCGGTGCTCGACACGAACATGTCCCCGGCGGCCGCCGGGATGGGCGCCCTGATCACGGTCGTCGGCGTGCTGATCCCGCTGGTGGGTCCCTGGCTGACGGAGTGGCGGCGGTCCTGGCGGACCTATGTGCGCCTGGCGCCGCTGGAGCGCGAGCTGGACGACCTGCTCAGCCGCCGGTCGCTGCGCCTGCCCAGGCCGCGCCTGGCCTCCCCCACCACCTGGCTGATGTGGCGCCAGACCAGCATCCACAACGCGCTCGGCTACCTCGACGCCTGTCTCGACCGGACCCTGTACGCCCGGACCCGGGAGGCCGCGCTGCGGGCGACGGGCGACGCGGAGCGGGCCGAGGCCACCGCGTGGGCGGCGGTCATCGCCTCGGCGGTCTGGGACACCGCGCGGCGGGAGCACCTCCCGCCGCCACCCGGCGGGGAGGGCCTCCTGGTGGAGCGGGTGCCCGACCCGGCCGCGCTGGTGCGCATCGCCGACGCGCTGGCCACCTCCGAGCTCGTCGCCGCCGCCCGCGCCCACGGCGGCACCACCCGGACGGGTGCGGCGTGA
- a CDS encoding MAB_1171c family putative transporter: MSLVVYLAAAVFGLSCTVLFRRPRTAVRDPLTLSTCAAIVLGSLVFVCSAPLTLAVVNEMTGVPNFGAPLTYGMLSAYSCSLLVLLINWRGGPRTRVRRAVWRCVAAYGALIAAVTVLFVCADADTERLTDLDTYYANTPCMREMILLYLLGHSAATVVMCAVCLKWGREVTGWLRTGLRLILTGALLDVLGFQLTKYTAIAARWAGGDLDFLSTTVAPPMASLGALTCSAGFVLPRVLPAALAHWRGLGDYRRLEPLWSLLRFAPTAPKPPASWWQSPGARLQWREVSIHDALLALAPYFDDRVRERAREAALRAGRGARQARLAAEAAMLADAARRAAAQEEPPGPPSTYRLHATEVSGTGELVELAQALAEATADGTGREGTVKAPHG; encoded by the coding sequence ATGAGCCTCGTCGTCTACCTGGCGGCCGCCGTGTTCGGCCTGTCCTGCACCGTGCTCTTCCGCCGGCCGCGCACCGCCGTACGCGACCCGCTGACGCTGTCGACCTGCGCGGCGATCGTCCTCGGCTCCCTGGTCTTCGTCTGCTCGGCCCCCCTGACCCTGGCCGTCGTCAACGAGATGACGGGCGTCCCCAACTTCGGCGCGCCGCTGACCTACGGCATGCTCTCCGCCTACAGCTGCTCGCTGCTCGTCCTGCTGATCAACTGGCGGGGCGGTCCCCGGACGCGGGTGCGGCGCGCGGTGTGGCGCTGCGTGGCCGCCTACGGCGCGCTGATCGCCGCCGTGACCGTGCTGTTCGTGTGCGCGGACGCGGACACCGAGCGGCTCACCGACCTCGACACGTACTACGCGAACACCCCGTGCATGCGGGAGATGATCCTGCTGTACCTGCTGGGGCACAGCGCGGCGACCGTGGTGATGTGCGCGGTGTGCCTCAAGTGGGGGCGCGAGGTGACCGGATGGCTGCGGACCGGGCTGCGGCTGATCCTCACCGGCGCGCTGCTGGACGTGCTGGGGTTCCAGTTGACGAAGTACACGGCGATCGCGGCCCGTTGGGCCGGCGGCGACCTGGACTTCCTGTCCACGACCGTCGCGCCGCCCATGGCCTCGCTCGGCGCGCTGACCTGCTCCGCGGGGTTCGTCCTGCCGCGGGTGCTGCCGGCCGCCCTGGCCCACTGGCGCGGGCTCGGCGACTACCGCAGGCTGGAACCGCTGTGGTCGCTGCTGCGGTTCGCGCCGACCGCGCCCAAGCCGCCGGCCTCCTGGTGGCAGTCGCCCGGGGCGCGGCTCCAGTGGCGCGAGGTGTCCATCCACGACGCCCTGCTGGCGCTGGCCCCCTACTTCGACGACCGGGTCCGCGAGCGGGCGCGCGAGGCCGCGCTGCGGGCGGGGCGGGGGGCGCGCCAGGCCCGGCTCGCCGCGGAGGCCGCCATGCTCGCCGACGCCGCGCGGCGCGCCGCCGCCCAGGAGGAGCCGCCCGGCCCGCCGAGCACGTACCGGCTGCACGCCACCGAGGTGTCCGGTACGGGCGAACTGGTGGAGCTGGCACAGGCGTTGGCGGAGGCGACCGCCGACGGCACCGGGCGTGAAGGTACGGTGAAGGCCCCTCATGGCTGA
- a CDS encoding NAD(P)/FAD-dependent oxidoreductase — protein MSRRAVVIGAGLAGMLAAAALAPAVDEVVVLERDELPDGPEHRRGLPQGRHAHLLMAGGLAAMEDLVPGVSMRKHLLAAGAHEISLSSGMVALSSEGWFRRWRHEGPRMITCSRALLDWVVRDVVTSRTRVEVRTGRVLGLTGTRGRVGGVRVARAAGEEELGADLVVDASGRGSRVVTWLAGLGLRGVRELVVDSGLVNATRVYRVPDGAERFPLTVVQADPYAGRPGRSGMVLPIEGDRWMVSLAGTRGGEPPADPDGFLRYTLDLPDPIVGRLISGAEPLTDVHVSHSTRNVRRYVEKVRHWPEGFVVLGDALATFNPAYGQGMSVAALGARALARELARTGPAAPGLARRVQRGAARPVDAAWAMAVSQDVRYPGARGGRPGVVEHVVGAYTRRMTKAATGSYAAAAALWDVTSLRTGPARLLRPDTVLATLGGSPLPPAAEPPLTPGERRTLRALDRTGV, from the coding sequence ATGTCGCGTAGAGCTGTCGTCATCGGTGCCGGCCTGGCCGGCATGCTGGCCGCGGCGGCACTGGCCCCCGCCGTGGACGAGGTGGTCGTCCTGGAGCGCGACGAGCTGCCGGACGGGCCGGAGCACCGGCGGGGGCTGCCGCAGGGGCGCCACGCCCACCTGCTGATGGCGGGGGGCCTGGCCGCCATGGAGGATCTGGTGCCCGGTGTGAGCATGCGCAAGCACCTGCTCGCCGCGGGGGCGCACGAGATATCCCTCAGCTCGGGGATGGTGGCCCTGTCCTCCGAGGGCTGGTTCCGCCGCTGGCGCCACGAGGGGCCCCGCATGATCACCTGTAGCCGCGCGCTGCTGGACTGGGTGGTCCGGGACGTGGTGACCTCCCGTACGCGGGTGGAGGTCCGCACCGGCCGGGTCCTCGGGCTGACCGGCACCCGGGGGCGGGTGGGCGGCGTCCGCGTCGCCCGCGCCGCCGGGGAGGAGGAGCTCGGCGCCGATCTGGTCGTCGACGCCAGCGGGCGCGGCTCGCGGGTGGTGACCTGGCTGGCCGGGCTCGGGCTGCGCGGCGTCCGCGAGCTGGTCGTCGACTCGGGCCTGGTCAACGCGACCCGGGTCTACCGGGTGCCGGACGGTGCCGAGCGGTTCCCGCTCACCGTCGTGCAGGCCGACCCCTACGCCGGACGGCCCGGCCGCAGCGGCATGGTGCTGCCCATCGAGGGCGACCGCTGGATGGTCAGCCTCGCCGGGACCCGGGGCGGGGAGCCGCCCGCCGACCCGGACGGCTTCCTGCGGTACACCCTCGACCTGCCCGATCCCATCGTGGGCCGGCTGATCTCCGGCGCCGAACCCCTCACGGACGTCCACGTCAGCCACAGCACCCGCAACGTCCGGCGGTACGTGGAGAAGGTCCGGCACTGGCCGGAGGGGTTCGTCGTCCTCGGCGACGCGCTGGCCACCTTCAACCCCGCCTACGGGCAGGGCATGTCGGTGGCCGCGCTGGGCGCCCGCGCGCTCGCCCGGGAGCTGGCGCGCACCGGCCCGGCCGCGCCCGGCCTGGCCCGCCGGGTGCAGCGCGGGGCCGCCAGGCCGGTCGACGCGGCCTGGGCCATGGCCGTCAGCCAGGACGTCCGCTACCCGGGCGCCCGCGGGGGCAGGCCGGGCGTCGTGGAGCATGTCGTCGGCGCGTACACCCGCCGTATGACGAAGGCGGCCACCGGCTCCTACGCCGCGGCCGCCGCCCTGTGGGACGTGACGAGCCTGCGCACCGGCCCGGCCCGGCTGCTGCGGCCGGACACCGTGCTGGCCACCCTCGGCGGCTCCCCGCTGCCCCCGGCCGCCGAACCGCCGCTGACCCCGGGCGAGCGCCGGACGCTGCGCGCCCTGGACCGCACCGGGGTCTGA
- a CDS encoding SMP-30/gluconolactonase/LRE family protein, which translates to MTYEVAVRAEAALGEGPTWDGARNRLIWVDILGSRVHTYDPATGRRTVRTTEQHVGAAKPRTGGGLVLNLRDGIALLDPDGTLRWLRREPVPGRRGNDAAVAPDGSLWAGTMRYDEAPGGGTLTRLTGDGTARPVLDDVTVSNGTGWSPDGRLMYYIDTPTGRIDVFDHEAGRAAGRRPFARIEDGAGFPDGLTVDAEGCVWVALWEGAAVRRYTPDGRLDRVIELPVPRVTACAFGGADLTDLYITTARTGLAAPHPLAGSLFVVPGAGRGLPQPAFAG; encoded by the coding sequence ATGACGTACGAGGTGGCGGTACGGGCCGAGGCGGCCCTCGGCGAAGGCCCGACCTGGGACGGCGCGCGCAACCGGCTGATCTGGGTCGACATCCTGGGCTCCCGCGTGCACACCTACGACCCGGCCACCGGCCGCCGGACGGTCCGCACCACCGAGCAGCACGTGGGCGCCGCCAAGCCGCGCACGGGCGGCGGACTGGTCCTCAACCTGCGCGACGGAATCGCCCTCCTCGACCCGGACGGCACCCTCCGCTGGCTGCGCCGCGAGCCGGTCCCCGGCCGCCGGGGCAACGACGCCGCCGTCGCCCCCGACGGCTCCCTGTGGGCCGGCACCATGCGCTACGACGAGGCGCCCGGCGGCGGCACCCTCACCCGCCTCACCGGCGACGGCACCGCGCGGCCCGTCCTGGACGACGTGACGGTGAGCAACGGCACCGGCTGGAGCCCGGACGGACGGCTGATGTACTACATCGACACGCCGACCGGGCGGATCGACGTCTTCGACCACGAGGCGGGGCGCGCCGCCGGCCGGCGCCCGTTCGCGCGGATCGAGGACGGCGCCGGCTTCCCCGACGGCCTCACCGTCGACGCCGAGGGCTGTGTGTGGGTGGCCCTGTGGGAGGGCGCGGCGGTCCGCCGCTACACCCCGGACGGCAGGCTCGACCGGGTGATCGAGCTGCCGGTGCCCCGGGTGACGGCGTGCGCCTTCGGCGGCGCGGACCTGACCGACCTGTACATCACCACGGCCCGTACCGGCCTGGCCGCGCCGCACCCGCTCGCCGGATCGCTGTTCGTGGTGCCGGGAGCGGGCCGGGGGCTGCCGCAGCCGGCGTTCGCCGGCTGA
- a CDS encoding IclR family transcriptional regulator, translated as MGRLVPAVTRALDILELFLDGDGTLSAPDIVRRLQLPRTTVHELVTTLAARKYIVPVPGQPGRYRLGVRPYQLGARYAEQLDLAAEGQQVARTVAETCDETVHVAILEDTDVIYIAKVDSTHAVRMVSAAGRRLPAHCTSVGKMLLASLPEKELAARIPEDAELAGMTPNSITDPLALREALAEIRERGIAVENRESNPDVSCVAAPVRDRTGRVVAALSISVPMIRWSEERRAELEELAGKGAADLSERLGHRSVA; from the coding sequence ATGGGACGCCTCGTACCAGCCGTGACCAGGGCTCTCGACATTCTCGAACTGTTCCTGGACGGAGACGGCACACTCTCCGCCCCCGACATCGTGCGCCGGCTCCAGCTGCCGCGCACCACCGTGCACGAGCTGGTCACCACGCTCGCCGCCCGGAAGTACATCGTGCCGGTGCCCGGCCAGCCCGGACGCTACCGGCTCGGTGTCCGCCCGTACCAGCTCGGCGCCCGCTACGCCGAGCAGCTCGACCTCGCCGCCGAGGGACAGCAGGTCGCCCGGACCGTCGCCGAGACCTGCGACGAGACCGTGCACGTGGCCATCCTGGAGGACACCGACGTCATCTACATCGCCAAGGTGGACTCCACGCACGCCGTGCGGATGGTCTCGGCGGCCGGGCGCCGGCTGCCCGCCCACTGCACCTCCGTCGGCAAGATGCTGCTGGCCTCCCTCCCCGAGAAGGAACTCGCCGCCCGCATCCCGGAAGACGCCGAGCTGGCCGGGATGACCCCGAACAGCATCACCGACCCGCTGGCCCTGCGCGAGGCCCTGGCCGAGATCCGCGAGCGCGGCATCGCGGTGGAGAACCGCGAGTCCAACCCGGACGTCTCCTGCGTCGCCGCCCCGGTCCGCGACCGCACCGGCCGGGTCGTCGCCGCCCTGTCCATCTCGGTGCCGATGATCCGCTGGAGCGAGGAGCGCCGCGCCGAGCTGGAGGAACTGGCGGGCAAGGGCGCCGCCGACCTGTCGGAGCGGCTCGGGCACCGGAGCGTGGCATGA